In Pseudorasbora parva isolate DD20220531a chromosome 20, ASM2467924v1, whole genome shotgun sequence, a single window of DNA contains:
- the ovch1 gene encoding ovochymase-1 — MCTQYLFVLIFSVSWTRAETDAKENTNVSASDETNCIFGEGCHELAGIRAFIPEEEEELENRIIGGQEAWAHSWPWQVSLQYSEMPACGGAILDLWWVITASHCFKRYKKASMWKAVVGIHNLENTNESCHQTVQVEKIISHKDYNQKTNENDIALVKLQSPLLFNECVRPVGILSNESLSLETCTVTGWGAVRENGPRVSRLQEVNVTVFEPQTCTKFYGKKMYTFMMCAGVDSGGMDACQGDSGGPLSCFTGERYKLAGVVSWGIGCGRARRPGVYTTLFPYKQWIVTSIHDELMPVDSGADLTGMASAQCGQSKMDPCQLPGGLAQMVSSEDGTFKVENLSEACPNSWPWHVSLQKQDTHYCSGILVHPQWVLAPRHCFAKAGDAVVLGAHDLNFMSGQTAAVKSVQSLAHNGIFPPVSDLSMIRLSVPAQIGLTIFPVCLTDKDDEMVNEDASACVTTGWGPRKATLDLNPEILHMARVKPLSERACKTGWGESFSMKFLLCTDAAASTSCLGDSGAPLMCAKNGIYYLVGLKTGGSKKCEPQKPDVFSRVSAHYSWIQTCIQNTFNKTY, encoded by the exons ATGTGTAcacagtatttatttgttttaatattcTCTGTTAGTTGGACTAGGGCTGAAACTG atgCAAAAGAGAACACCAATGTGAGTGCTTCAGACGAGACAAACTGCATCTTTGGCGAGGGATGTCATG AGCTGGCTGGCATCCGTGCCTTCATCCCAGAGGAAGAAGAGGAGCTGGAGAATCGGATTATAGGTGGGCAGGAGGCCTGGGCACATTCGTGGCCTTGGCAAGTGTCCCTGCAGTACTCCGAAATGCCAGCCTGCGGGGGCGCCATCCTCGACCTGTGGTGGGTTATCACCGCCAGCCACTGCTTCAAGCG TTATAAAAAGGCGTCAATGTGGAAGGCAGTGGTTGGAATCCACAATTTGGAGAATACGAATGAATCCTGTCATCAA acTGTACAGGTAGAAAAAATCATCTCCCACAAGGACTACAACCAAAAGACAAATGAGAACGATATTGCCCTGGTGAAACTGCAGAGTCCGCTGCTctttaatgagtgtgtgagacCTGTTGGCATCTTGAGTAATGAGTCGCTGTCTCTGGAAACCTGCACTGTCACCGGCTGGGGCGCCGTCAGAGAGA ATGGTCCTCGTGTGTCCAGACTTCAAGAGGTCAATGTAACTGTTTTTGAGCCACAAACGTGTACCAAATTTTATGGAaagaaaatgtatacatttatgatGTGTGCCGGGGTGGATTCTGGCGGAATGGATGCGTGTCAG GGCGACTCCGGTGGCCCCCTCTCGTGTTTCACCGGCGAGAGGTACAAGCTTGCCGGAGTGGTCAGCTGGGGGATCGGATGTGGTCGGGCCCGAAGACCTGGGGTCTACACCACGCTGTTCCCCTACAAACAATGGATCGTCACTTCAATACATG ATGAGCTCATGCCTGTTGACTCTGGAGCAGATTTAACTG GGATGGCTTCAGCCCAGTGTGGCCAGTCCAAGATGGATCCCTGCCAGCTGCCCGGTGGCTTGGCGCAGATGGTGTCCTCTGAGGACGGCACATTCAAGGTAGAGAACCTGAGTGAGGCGTGCCCAAACTCCTGGCCGTGGCACGTCAGCCTGCAGAAGCAAGACACGCATTACTGTAGCGGCATCCTGGTTCACCCACAATGGGTGCTGGCGCCGCGCCACTGCTTTGCCAA GGCTGGAGATGCTGTGGTCTTAGGCGCTCATGACCTCAACTTCATGTCAGGTCAGACTGCAGCCGTGAAAAGCGTGCAGAGTTTGGCTCACAACGGCATTTTTCCACCAGTCTCCGATCTCTCCATGATCCGCTTATCTGTCCCGGCTCAAATAG GGTTGACGATATTTCCGGTGTGCTTAACGGATAAAGATGATGAGATGGTGAATGAAGACGCCTCGGCTTGTGTGACAACTGGCTGGGGGCCAAGAAAAGCTACAT TGGATCTGAATCCTGAAATCCTGCATATGGCCAGGGTTAAGCCTCTCTCTGAGAGAGCCTGCAAGACTGGCTGGGGTGAAAGTTTCAGCATGAAATTCCTCCTGTGTACAGATGCAGCAGCGTCCACCTCCTGCTTG GGGGACTCGGGCGCACCACTTATGTGTGCAAAAAATGGCATCTACTACCTTGTAGGATTAAAAACGGGGGGCAGCAAGAAGTGTGAACCTCAGAAACCAGATGTGTTCAGTCGAGTGTCTGCGCATTACTCATGGATACAAACTTGTATACAAAATACCTTTAATAAAACGTATTAA